The Pelmatolapia mariae isolate MD_Pm_ZW linkage group LG9, Pm_UMD_F_2, whole genome shotgun sequence genome has a segment encoding these proteins:
- the LOC134634755 gene encoding zinc finger protein 135-like yields MSSTQKDQHGARSQRSQEADKPHRRKGEKTYTCDECGKDFRHNGSLKRHQLIHSGVKAHTCDKCGKNFALKDKLKQHQVIHTGVKAYSCDLCGKSFSWENGLKKHQVIHSGVKAYSCDQCGRAFTQSSSLQRHLVTHSGIKAYSCDICGKTFSHVGSRNLHLRIHTRHDVYCCDQCGKHFAKHTDLQRHMFTHTEERPYKCDLCEKTFKSPHHLRLHQHIHTRKRLYRCSYCEKQSDTDGSSSQPCHHCGKEFCCDLCGKTFSRRYALKRHQRRHTGDKLKYCKECGRSFPTSHHLKEHELIHSGVKNHLCDQCGSSFITAGQLNKHKRVHTREKPYKCRHCDKSFTHSGNRNNHERTHMEGNYSCDQCDKSFRNFRLYSEHKRSHITNKLFHCYQCAKTFNSLSALCKHQRDHSGLKSLPSLDHSESEETERSSSGLRVRLKTPEIRLHRVQM; encoded by the exons gaccaacatggagcgagaagtcagcgctctcaggaggccgacaaacctcacagaagaaagggagagaaaacatacacctgtgacgagtgtgggaaggattttaggCACAAtggaagcttaaaaagacaccagctcattcacagtggagttaaagcgcaTACTTGTGATAAGTGTGGGAAGAATTTTGCTTTGAAGGATAAACTAAAacagcatcaggtcatccacactggagttaaagcgtacagctgtgacttgtgtggaaagtctttttcctggGAGAATGGCCTAAAAAAACACCaggtcatccacagtggagttaaagcatacagttgtgatcagtgtggcagagcttttactcagaGTAGCAGCTTACAGAGGCATCtggttacccactctggaattaaggcatacagctgtgacatttgtggaaaaaccttcAGCCACGTAGGGAGCAGAAATttacacctacgcattcacaccagacatgatgtgtactgctgtgatcagtgtggcaaacaCTTTGCTAAACACACAGACTTACAAcgccacatgtttacccacactgaggagagaccttataaatgtgacctgtgtgagaagacttttaaatctccacatCACCTGAGactacaccaacacatccacaccagaaagagactctacaggtgcagttactgtgag aagcagagcgacacagatggatccagttctcaaccctgtcatcactgtggGAAAGAGTTttgttgtgacctttgtggaaaaactttcagtcgACGATACGCCCTAAAAAgacatcaacgtagacacactggagacaaactgaaatactgcaaagaatgtgggagaagcttcCCTACATCACATCACTTAAAAGAACATGAACTCattcacagtggggttaaaaatcacctctgtgatcagtgtgggtcatccttcattACTGCAGGTCAGCTTAATAAACATAAACGAGTCCACACaagagagaaaccatacaagtgcagacactgtgacaaaagttTTACACATTCAGGTAATCGTAACAAtcatgaacgtacacacatggaaggaaactacagctgtgaccagtgtgacaagagcttcaggaattTCAGATTATACTCCGAACACAAGCGATCCCACAttactaataaactgtttcactgttaccaatgtgccaaaacattcaattcattatctgctctgtgcaaacatcagcgtgatcactcagggctgaaatcactcccatcactggatcacagtgaatctgaagagacagaaagatcctcttctggtttgagggtcagacttaaaacccctgagatcaggctccacagagttcagatgtaA